One genomic segment of Flavobacteriaceae bacterium includes these proteins:
- a CDS encoding TonB-dependent receptor plug domain-containing protein yields the protein MFLYGSITKSYAIYLKSNVASHFLENKIQKNPITISGVVKDNESGETLPFANVFVKGTNIGTTTNEDGFFTLFNVPSETSTIQVQYLGYQILTLILTPEMAKDKITILLKPDDNQLDEVVINAESRQQIVKMNKNVSQISLSPKKLASIPNLGEKDIFRALQLLPGVSGTNESSAGLYVRGGTPDQNLVLLDGFTVYHVDHFYGFFSAFNSDAIKDIQLFKGGFPAEYGGRISSVIDLTGKTGNSNKLSFSGGLSLLSANATVEIPIGDKANLLIAGRRSYTDILQSGLYNSIFDLYNDSEPTNGNNLPNFNGFQQNQTQPSFYFYDLNTKFSYKPSDKDIISVSMYNGEDNLDSSRENQNTFGSGTDDERTINADIEDLLNWGNWGSSVRRARQWNDKLYTNVVGAYSNYVSERNRVNDVTIQLADSTNTNRTGLVEDNNLKDYTLRIHNEYKINSKHSLEFGGQLTKNEVDYSYSLNDSITVIDQKDKGVLSTVYLQDKWSPTEKLNLVGGIRATHFDVTDELYFEPRLSASYQLNDQIKLKGAWGKYYQFVNRIVREDVTQGSRDFWLLANEENSPISFAEHLIIGASYEIDDWLFDVEYFEKDMSGLTEFSLRFQSALGTDPNDQLFFEGTGISRGFDFLIQKKVGKYSGWLGYTLSEVVHTFPDLNSNPFYSLNDQRHEFKFVNVLKAGRWDLGATWVYGSGKPFTAPNGIYTITLLDGTETEYVSVGEKNGLRLAPYHRLDLSATYNFNIGSGKGSMGLSLFNLYNRTNTWYKEFEVVDSEMIETNVNYIGFTPSLFFNVSF from the coding sequence ATGTTTCTGTATGGCTCAATAACCAAGAGTTATGCAATTTACCTCAAGAGCAATGTCGCTTCACATTTTTTGGAAAACAAAATCCAAAAGAACCCAATTACCATTAGTGGTGTTGTAAAAGACAATGAAAGTGGTGAGACATTACCTTTTGCTAATGTTTTTGTGAAAGGGACAAATATTGGAACAACAACCAATGAGGATGGCTTCTTTACGCTATTCAATGTACCATCAGAAACTTCAACTATACAGGTACAATATCTAGGTTATCAAATCCTGACTTTGATACTCACACCAGAAATGGCAAAAGATAAAATAACAATCCTGCTGAAACCTGATGACAACCAACTAGACGAGGTAGTCATAAATGCCGAATCAAGACAGCAAATTGTCAAAATGAATAAGAATGTAAGTCAGATATCATTATCACCCAAAAAGTTGGCATCCATACCAAACTTAGGAGAAAAAGATATTTTTAGAGCCTTACAATTACTTCCGGGTGTAAGTGGCACAAATGAATCTTCTGCAGGTCTTTATGTTCGTGGTGGAACGCCAGATCAAAATTTAGTTCTTTTAGACGGTTTTACGGTATATCACGTTGATCATTTTTATGGTTTTTTCAGTGCTTTTAATAGTGATGCTATAAAGGATATTCAGTTATTTAAAGGTGGGTTTCCTGCCGAGTATGGTGGCAGAATTTCAAGTGTAATTGATTTAACTGGTAAAACGGGAAATAGCAATAAACTAAGTTTTTCTGGAGGTTTAAGCTTACTGAGTGCCAATGCAACTGTTGAGATTCCAATAGGAGATAAAGCAAATCTGTTAATAGCGGGTAGAAGGTCTTATACCGATATTCTTCAAAGCGGATTGTACAATAGTATTTTTGATTTGTATAACGATTCAGAGCCAACCAATGGTAATAACCTGCCTAATTTCAATGGGTTTCAACAAAACCAAACACAGCCTTCATTTTATTTTTATGATTTAAATACAAAGTTCAGTTACAAACCTAGCGATAAAGACATTATTTCAGTTTCAATGTATAATGGTGAAGATAATTTAGATAGTTCTAGGGAAAACCAAAATACTTTTGGCTCAGGTACAGATGATGAAAGAACCATAAATGCTGACATTGAAGATTTGTTGAATTGGGGAAACTGGGGTTCTAGTGTTCGACGGGCAAGACAATGGAATGATAAACTGTACACAAATGTTGTAGGTGCTTATTCCAATTACGTTAGTGAGAGAAATAGGGTAAACGATGTAACCATACAATTAGCTGACTCAACCAACACTAACAGAACAGGACTGGTAGAAGATAACAATCTAAAAGATTATACACTTAGAATACACAACGAGTACAAAATCAACTCAAAGCATAGCTTAGAATTTGGTGGACAATTAACAAAGAATGAAGTTGATTATAGCTACAGCCTTAACGATTCAATAACCGTAATAGATCAAAAAGATAAAGGGGTATTAAGTACAGTTTATTTACAGGATAAATGGAGTCCAACCGAAAAATTAAATCTAGTTGGTGGTATTCGAGCTACTCATTTTGATGTAACAGATGAACTCTATTTTGAACCACGTCTTTCGGCATCATACCAACTTAATGACCAAATCAAACTCAAAGGCGCTTGGGGAAAATATTATCAATTTGTAAATAGAATTGTTCGTGAAGACGTAACACAAGGAAGTAGAGACTTTTGGCTTTTGGCCAATGAAGAGAATAGTCCAATAAGTTTTGCAGAGCATTTAATTATTGGTGCAAGCTATGAAATTGATGATTGGTTGTTTGATGTTGAATATTTTGAAAAAGATATGTCAGGGCTTACGGAATTTTCACTTCGTTTTCAGTCTGCGCTAGGTACAGACCCTAACGATCAATTGTTTTTTGAGGGTACAGGTATATCAAGAGGTTTTGATTTCTTAATCCAAAAAAAGGTGGGTAAATATTCGGGTTGGTTAGGTTATACTTTGAGCGAAGTAGTGCACACATTCCCAGACTTAAACAGCAATCCATTTTATTCTTTAAACGATCAGCGCCACGAATTTAAATTTGTAAATGTACTCAAGGCAGGTCGTTGGGATTTAGGCGCAACTTGGGTTTACGGGAGCGGTAAACCTTTTACAGCACCTAATGGTATTTATACTATTACTCTTTTGGATGGAACAGAAACCGAATATGTAAGCGTAGGAGAAAAGAACGGGCTAAGACTTGCACCATATCATCGCCTAGATTTAAGTGCTACTTATAACTTTAATATTGGATCTGGAAAAGGCAGTATGGGCTTATCCTTATTCAACTTATATAACAGAACCAATACTTGGTACAAAGAGTTTGAAGTTGTGGATAGTGAGATGATAGAAACAAATGTCAATTATATAGGTTTTACACCTAGCTTATTTTTTAACGTATCATTTTAA
- a CDS encoding sensor histidine kinase: MEEIIKNRRQFSIHMFIWVILYSVVLFFVYSEGKEITLKICLRITFGAAVFYTNYSLLVPYLLLKKKKTSYLLSIVVLLIIAYLIISNVFYFDFYKNQNLLDKRPSKFIIIIFFNTVIIIIGTVIRVYQQWIENDRIKTRIEVQKNKTELEALKNQLNPHFLFNSLNSIYSLTVKKSNDAPEAVIMLSELMRYMLYKANNSKVLLKDELQYIENYIKLQHIRIAKNKNVKTNIRGTISTQKISPLLFISYIENAFKYGTDFNGNTEVEIDISIKDDELHFKCINIIGNRTKDKENSGIGMQNTKNRLELLYPDKHWLTTMEKDNKFMVDLKLKLD; this comes from the coding sequence TTGGAAGAAATTATAAAAAATAGAAGGCAGTTTTCGATTCACATGTTTATATGGGTAATACTTTATTCAGTTGTCCTGTTTTTTGTGTATTCAGAAGGTAAAGAAATTACGCTTAAAATTTGTTTGAGAATAACGTTTGGAGCTGCGGTTTTCTATACAAACTATAGTTTATTAGTGCCTTATTTATTACTTAAGAAGAAGAAAACATCTTATCTACTGTCTATTGTCGTTCTTTTAATAATAGCCTATTTGATTATTTCAAATGTATTCTATTTTGATTTTTATAAGAACCAAAATCTGTTAGACAAACGACCTTCAAAATTTATAATAATTATATTTTTCAATACTGTGATAATTATCATTGGAACAGTAATTAGAGTATACCAACAATGGATAGAAAACGATAGGATTAAAACGAGAATTGAAGTTCAAAAAAATAAAACGGAATTAGAAGCCCTTAAAAATCAACTAAACCCTCATTTTTTATTTAACTCTTTAAATAGTATTTATTCATTAACAGTTAAAAAATCTAATGATGCACCAGAAGCCGTAATTATGCTTTCTGAATTAATGCGATATATGTTATATAAAGCTAATAACAGTAAAGTCTTACTTAAAGACGAATTGCAATACATTGAGAATTATATTAAGCTTCAACATATTAGAATAGCAAAAAATAAAAATGTAAAAACGAATATAAGAGGCACGATTTCCACGCAAAAAATTAGCCCTTTACTATTTATATCTTATATCGAAAACGCTTTTAAATATGGAACAGATTTTAATGGTAACACTGAGGTCGAAATAGATATTAGTATAAAGGACGACGAATTGCATTTTAAGTGTATTAACATTATAGGAAATAGAACTAAAGATAAGGAGAACTCTGGTATAGGAATGCAAAATACCAAAAACCGTTTGGAGTTATTGTATCCTGATAAACATTGGTTAACCACAATGGAAAAGGACAATAAATTTATGGTTGATTTAAAATTAAAATTAGATTAA
- a CDS encoding response regulator, which translates to MKCVIIDDEPLAVDVIDTYVNQIEGMEIVAKCNNPLDAITILNKHQVDLVFLDIEMPNLTGLDLVKTVENIPQFIFTTAYPQHALEGFELNATDYLVKPIPFQRFLKAVSRAKEKYELEQSIAPQANVSSGENNNDFIFVKSEYENIKVNVQDIEYIEGLKDYIKIHLKEKSKPLLTLSSFKAILKKLPSNFIRTHRSYIINIDCIRALQKSNVVINDIRIPIGETYKEVVLKRLGV; encoded by the coding sequence ATGAAGTGCGTAATTATAGATGATGAGCCATTGGCAGTTGATGTTATTGATACTTATGTCAATCAAATAGAAGGGATGGAAATTGTTGCGAAATGTAACAATCCATTAGATGCAATAACAATATTGAATAAGCATCAAGTAGATTTAGTGTTTTTAGATATAGAAATGCCTAATTTAACAGGATTAGATTTGGTAAAAACAGTTGAGAATATTCCGCAATTTATCTTTACAACGGCTTATCCACAGCACGCTTTAGAAGGCTTTGAATTAAATGCAACCGATTATTTGGTAAAACCTATTCCGTTTCAACGCTTTTTAAAAGCCGTTTCTCGCGCCAAAGAAAAGTATGAGTTAGAACAGTCTATTGCGCCACAAGCAAACGTTTCTTCTGGAGAAAATAATAACGACTTTATTTTCGTGAAATCAGAATATGAAAACATTAAGGTTAATGTACAAGATATAGAATATATTGAAGGGCTGAAAGATTATATAAAAATTCATCTAAAAGAAAAATCAAAACCTTTGTTAACACTATCCAGTTTTAAAGCAATTTTAAAAAAACTACCTTCAAATTTTATTCGAACACACCGTTCTTATATTATTAATATTGATTGCATTAGGGCTTTGCAAAAATCTAATGTTGTTATTAATGATATTCGTATTCCTATTGGAGAAACCTACAAAGAAGTCGTTCTAAAAAGACTTGGAGTGTAA
- a CDS encoding DUF4249 family protein, producing the protein MKIFKKIIAVLCIIIISSCEDVPDFDPGISEPVVEAFIYEGESVDDIYLKKTVPFNSGNTIEPELISDAIITISSDSQDFVLSPVADQPGRYFYDGNDLSINIGGNYQLTFEYEDRIISSTTTIPSEPEGVDISPESIEIPEINSLLDLRDFRESFQQTIDVIWNNNDGSYYYLVIENTEDNPESIDPTDVLGGLGINFEFTTSPTQQNILELRALIHYTQYGMHKVTIYHVNEEYALLYETSSQDSRDLNEPFTNINNGLGIFSGFASQVVYFEVIEQ; encoded by the coding sequence ATGAAAATTTTCAAAAAGATTATAGCTGTATTATGTATCATCATTATTTCATCTTGTGAAGATGTCCCAGATTTTGACCCAGGGATAAGCGAACCAGTTGTAGAGGCCTTTATTTATGAAGGTGAATCTGTTGATGATATTTATCTAAAAAAAACAGTGCCCTTTAATAGTGGGAATACTATTGAGCCAGAGCTTATAAGTGATGCAATTATAACAATTTCTAGTGATAGTCAGGATTTTGTATTATCACCAGTAGCAGACCAACCAGGGAGGTATTTTTATGACGGTAACGATTTATCTATAAATATAGGTGGAAACTATCAACTAACTTTTGAATATGAAGATAGAATAATATCTTCAACAACAACCATACCGAGTGAACCAGAAGGAGTGGATATATCGCCTGAGTCAATCGAAATACCTGAAATAAACTCCTTGCTAGATTTAAGGGATTTTAGAGAATCTTTTCAGCAAACTATTGATGTCATTTGGAACAACAATGATGGTAGTTACTACTATCTAGTAATTGAAAATACAGAAGATAATCCTGAGTCCATAGACCCAACTGATGTTCTTGGTGGTTTGGGCATTAATTTTGAATTTACAACTTCACCTACCCAACAGAACATTTTAGAATTAAGAGCTTTGATACACTATACGCAATATGGTATGCACAAGGTTACAATATATCACGTCAATGAAGAATATGCCTTACTCTATGAAACATCAAGTCAAGATTCAAGAGATTTAAACGAGCCATTCACAAACATAAATAATGGTTTAGGTATTTTTTCAGGATTTGCAAGTCAGGTGGTTTACTTTGAAGTTATTGAGCAATAA
- a CDS encoding GLPGLI family protein, which translates to MKYLKNIIILFILVFSVPISAQNTNGKAYYVLKNTIKINLSNRQIPEAQKAMIQERINSMSTNNFVLSFNKNSSIYVEEEKLEQDQGNGIIAQRMGMMKMILNQGSNGKLYKNNIDNTYKNQVDLYGKLFLIQDSLKAIDWKITDDVKTIGKHTCFKATAILKNRGLPTNFRPGEQRTNDSKEERKIEDEMIIVTAWFTLDIPVSQGPAMYYGLPGLILEVNAGNTTILCSKIELNKEEETINPPKKGKKITQEKYDALAKKKAQEVRENFRRGRAGLGKGN; encoded by the coding sequence ATGAAGTATCTAAAAAACATAATAATACTATTCATACTCGTATTTTCAGTACCTATTTCAGCACAAAACACCAACGGTAAAGCCTATTATGTTTTAAAAAATACGATAAAAATAAACTTAAGTAATCGTCAAATTCCAGAGGCTCAAAAGGCAATGATACAAGAGCGTATCAATAGTATGTCTACTAATAATTTTGTACTCTCTTTTAATAAGAATTCTTCTATATATGTTGAAGAAGAAAAGTTAGAACAAGACCAAGGCAATGGAATAATAGCACAACGGATGGGAATGATGAAAATGATACTTAATCAAGGGAGTAATGGCAAACTTTACAAAAATAATATCGACAATACTTACAAAAATCAAGTAGACCTTTATGGGAAACTATTCCTAATTCAAGATTCACTTAAAGCGATAGATTGGAAAATTACTGATGATGTAAAAACGATTGGAAAACATACCTGCTTTAAGGCAACGGCTATCTTAAAAAATAGAGGATTACCAACAAATTTTCGCCCAGGAGAGCAACGAACAAATGACTCGAAAGAAGAAAGAAAAATAGAGGATGAAATGATAATAGTAACGGCTTGGTTTACTCTTGATATTCCTGTTTCTCAAGGACCTGCAATGTATTATGGTTTACCAGGGTTAATTCTAGAAGTAAATGCAGGAAATACTACAATTCTTTGCTCAAAAATAGAATTAAATAAAGAAGAAGAAACTATAAATCCGCCTAAAAAAGGAAAGAAAATAACCCAAGAAAAATATGATGCTCTTGCAAAGAAGAAAGCGCAAGAAGTTCGAGAAAATTTCCGTAGAGGAAGAGCTGGTTTAGGAAAAGGAAACTAA